The sequence GGATTTTTCTATGTCGGAAACCATGGAATTCCAATTGATCTTCTCCAACAAATGGAGTTCCAGAGCCGCCAAATATATTCTGTGCTGGCAGAAGCCAAAGAAAGAGCCGTCACATGTGATCCATTCATGAGCTATCAATGCAGGGGCAACGCAGAGAGCTTCACCATGCTGAATTTACCAGAATCTGATTCCATTAACGAATTGTCCAACAAGATATGGCCACTGGAGGAAAAATCAGCAATGTTCAGGTATATTAAATTCGagggtttatttttctttttacaTTTGAAATTAAAACCCTCTCTCATAAATGAAAATCGGTTCTTGGATCCAATGCCAGCGAGACTTTCCGAACATACTCTTTACACATGGCAGAGCTCGCACGCAAGATCTGTAAAATAATTCTTGCCAGTCTTGGCTTGGATGCAGAGAATTTCTATCATTTACATTTTGAAAATTTCACAGCTTACATGCGAATAAACCACTACTTTTCTGATGCCAAATCTGTGGAGGAGGAGTTGCTATTAGGTCATACAGATATTGGCTGCTTCACAATTCTTTACCAGGATAATAATGGAGGCCTTCAGATTCGATCCAAGGAAGGGGAATGGCTGAATGTGAAGCCGATCTCTCATTCATTTGTTGTCAATTTGGGAGATTCAATGAAGGTGCGAAAAAACTGAAACAATTTCTGTGTTTGCATATCATGATTTTAAATGAATATGAATAGAGAAAAGATGTGTTGAGTACAGGCATGGAGCAATGGCATATACCGCAGCGCAGAGCATCGGGTGGTGTGTAAAGGCTGGGTGGATCGATTTTCAGTGCCATATTTTGTTCGTTTTCCGAGGGATCAACAAATTTGGGCTCCGGATGAGCTTGTGAACGATGAACATCCACGACGTTACAGGCCTTAAATCTCCTCACAATTTAAGGTGGATTCCATGAATTACTTAAAATCAAAAGATGCAAAAATCTCGACATTCTTGGAACGATATGCAGAGATAAAAGAAGCAGTCTGAAACACCTGTAGACAAAGACGTGAACAAAGACTCTGCGAAATGGCAATTGCATTTGATTTTTAAGTGTTCAATGAAATGATGTTTAGGAATAATCATTATTGTGTGGTGAGGCTCAAGTCGAGAGAAAAATGTTGGAAATATATCAATATTAATTGATTCATAGTAATAGATGCGAGG is a genomic window of Cryptomeria japonica chromosome 7, Sugi_1.0, whole genome shotgun sequence containing:
- the LOC131071157 gene encoding gibberellin 20-oxidase-like protein; amino-acid sequence: MPSSLQSHVDLPLIDISQFPSEFDCKTLNCLQNNPGLAVVREACKEWGFFYVGNHGIPIDLLQQMEFQSRQIYSVLAEAKERAVTCDPFMSYQCRGNAESFTMLNLPESDSINELSNKIWPLEEKSAMFSETFRTYSLHMAELARKICKIILASLGLDAENFYHLHFENFTAYMRINHYFSDAKSVEEELLLGHTDIGCFTILYQDNNGGLQIRSKEGEWLNVKPISHSFVVNLGDSMKAWSNGIYRSAEHRVVCKGWVDRFSVPYFVRFPRDQQIWAPDELVNDEHPRRYRP